The Rhodococcus sp. X156 genome window below encodes:
- a CDS encoding limonene-1,2-epoxide hydrolase family protein: MSDTSQSPGPAPQPSHAQVGTDPTEVVTAFLAAMDALDIEKALTYAAEEVVYQNVPLPPARGKEAFAKQVRWMGKVGTGFEGRIHNIAANGPVVLTERTDVLKVRSWEAAFWVCGTFEVRDGKIVLWRDYFDWTTVLAASAKGAVRALGSTVRGRLNR, translated from the coding sequence ATGTCAGACACGTCACAGTCACCCGGCCCTGCTCCGCAGCCCAGCCACGCGCAGGTGGGTACCGATCCCACCGAGGTGGTCACCGCCTTCCTGGCGGCGATGGACGCCCTCGACATCGAGAAGGCGCTGACGTACGCGGCCGAGGAGGTCGTCTACCAGAACGTGCCGCTGCCCCCGGCCCGCGGCAAGGAGGCCTTCGCCAAGCAGGTGCGCTGGATGGGCAAGGTGGGCACCGGCTTCGAGGGCCGCATCCACAACATCGCGGCCAACGGCCCGGTGGTGCTCACCGAGCGCACCGACGTGCTGAAGGTGCGCTCGTGGGAGGCGGCGTTCTGGGTGTGCGGCACCTTCGAGGTGCGCGACGGCAAGATCGTGCTCTGGCGCGACTACTTCGACTGGACCACCGTGCTGGCCGCCAGCGCCAAGGGCGCCGTGCGGGCGCTGGGCAGCACCGTTCGCGGCCGGCTGAACCGCTGA
- a CDS encoding sigma 54-interacting transcriptional regulator — MPTTVGALRASNHVQRGVKDEIRHNLLTALREGRDPWPGVLGFDETVLPQVERALLAGHDMVILGERGQGKTRLLRSLVGLLDEWTPVIAGSELGEHPYEPITPASLRRVAELGEDLPITWRHRSERYAEKLATPDTSVGDLVGDVDPVKVAEGRSLGDPETIHYGLVPRSHRGIVAINELPDLAERIQVSLLNVMEERDIQVRGYILRLPLDVLLVASANPEDYTNRGRIITPLKDRFGAEIRTHYPLELDDEVAVVVQEADLVATVPDHLLEILARFTRYLRESTSVDQRSGVSARFSIAAAETVAAAALRRSAVLGEQTPVARVVDLGTVVDVLRGKLEFESGEEGRETEVLEHLLRRATADTARANLAGIDLGALVGAIDSGAAVVTGDDVTAAQLLAGLPPVDALKEVDERLDADTDGERAAAAELALEGLYLARRIAKDADNRGRTVYQA, encoded by the coding sequence ATGCCCACGACCGTCGGCGCGCTCCGCGCCAGCAACCACGTCCAGCGGGGCGTGAAGGACGAGATCCGCCACAACCTGCTCACCGCCCTGCGGGAGGGCCGCGACCCGTGGCCGGGGGTCCTCGGCTTCGACGAGACCGTCCTGCCCCAGGTGGAGCGCGCCCTGCTCGCCGGCCACGACATGGTGATCCTCGGCGAGCGCGGCCAGGGCAAGACCCGGCTGCTGCGCTCCCTGGTGGGGCTGCTCGACGAGTGGACCCCGGTGATCGCCGGCTCCGAGCTGGGTGAGCACCCCTACGAGCCCATCACCCCCGCCTCGCTGCGCCGGGTCGCCGAGCTGGGCGAGGACCTGCCCATCACCTGGCGCCACCGCAGCGAGCGCTACGCGGAGAAGCTCGCCACCCCCGACACCAGCGTCGGCGACCTCGTCGGTGACGTCGACCCGGTGAAGGTGGCCGAGGGCCGCAGCCTGGGCGACCCGGAGACCATCCACTACGGCCTCGTCCCGCGCAGCCACCGCGGCATCGTGGCCATCAACGAGCTGCCCGACCTCGCCGAGCGCATCCAGGTGTCGCTGCTCAACGTGATGGAGGAGCGCGACATCCAGGTGCGCGGCTACATCCTGCGGCTGCCGCTGGACGTGCTGCTGGTGGCCAGCGCCAACCCCGAGGACTACACCAACCGCGGCCGCATCATCACCCCGCTCAAGGACCGCTTCGGCGCCGAGATCCGCACGCACTACCCGCTGGAGCTCGATGACGAGGTGGCCGTGGTGGTGCAGGAGGCCGACCTGGTGGCCACCGTGCCCGACCACCTGCTGGAGATCCTGGCCCGCTTCACCCGCTACCTGCGGGAGTCCACCTCGGTGGACCAGCGCTCCGGCGTCTCCGCCCGCTTCTCCATCGCCGCCGCCGAGACCGTGGCGGCCGCGGCGCTGCGGCGCTCGGCGGTGCTGGGAGAGCAGACCCCGGTGGCCCGGGTGGTCGACCTGGGCACGGTGGTGGACGTGCTGCGCGGCAAGCTGGAGTTCGAGTCGGGTGAGGAGGGCCGGGAGACCGAGGTGCTCGAGCACCTGCTGCGCCGGGCCACCGCCGACACCGCCCGCGCCAACCTGGCCGGCATCGACCTCGGTGCGCTGGTGGGCGCGATCGACTCCGGCGCCGCGGTGGTCACCGGCGACGACGTCACCGCCGCGCAGCTGTTGGCCGGGCTGCCGCCGGTGGACGCGCTCAAGGAGGTGGACGAGCGCCTGGACGCCGACACCGACGGTGAGCGGGCCGCCGCCGCCGAGCTGGCCCTGGAGGGGCTCTACCTGGCGCGGCGCATCGCCAAGGACGCCGACAACCGGGGCCGGACGGTGTACCAGGCATGA
- a CDS encoding VWA domain-containing protein, whose protein sequence is MTAPRGRHRFAYGPYSGGPDPLAPPVDLREALDELGQDVMEGSSPRSAVRELMRRGLPGQRGLDQLAARANQRRRELLKRNNLDGTLAEVRELLERAVLEERKELARALDDDARFAELQMESLSPSPAEAVRELSDYSWRSPQAQQDYDKIKDLLGRELLEERFQGMKQALEGATDADKQRVTEMLKDLNDLLAAHARGEDTDEQFEQFMAEHGDFFPEDPQDVEELLDSLAQRAAAAQRMRNSMTPEQRAELDALAQQAFGSPELADQLAQLDGMLQAARPGEDWQGSEDFRGQQGMGLGEATQAMADIGELEQLAEQLSQAYPGARMEDVDLDALERQLGEQAVTDARTLAELERELQRQGLLDRAPDGSWRLSPKAMRQLGQSALRDVAEQLSARRGDRETRRAGAAGELTGASRAWQFGDTEPWDTTRTVTNAVLRTAGHPLPVRLDVSDVEVAETEQRSRAAVALLVDTSWSMVSEGRWLPMKRTALALHHLVSTRFRGDALQLIGFGRHARTLSVAELTGLDAVWEQGTNLHHALKLAGLHLRRHPGTQPVLMVVTDGEPTAHLERDGRAVFDYPPLAETLGLTVRELDAVAKLGTQVTFFRLGSEPRLAAVVDQLARRSGGRVVAPDLDGLGAAVVADYLGRRR, encoded by the coding sequence ATGACGGCTCCCCGCGGCAGGCACCGCTTCGCCTACGGCCCCTACAGCGGGGGGCCCGACCCGTTGGCGCCCCCGGTGGACCTGCGGGAGGCGCTGGACGAGCTCGGCCAGGACGTCATGGAGGGCTCCTCGCCACGGTCGGCGGTGCGCGAGCTGATGCGCCGCGGGCTGCCGGGCCAGCGCGGGCTCGACCAGCTGGCGGCGCGGGCCAACCAGCGCCGCCGCGAGCTGCTCAAGCGCAACAACCTGGACGGGACCCTGGCCGAGGTGCGTGAGCTGCTGGAGCGCGCCGTGCTCGAGGAGCGCAAGGAGCTGGCCCGCGCGCTGGACGACGACGCCCGCTTCGCCGAGCTGCAGATGGAGTCGCTCAGCCCGTCGCCCGCGGAGGCGGTGCGCGAGCTCAGCGACTACTCCTGGCGCAGCCCCCAGGCGCAGCAGGACTACGACAAGATCAAGGACCTGCTGGGCCGCGAGCTGCTGGAGGAGCGGTTCCAGGGGATGAAGCAGGCGCTGGAGGGGGCCACCGACGCCGACAAGCAGCGGGTCACCGAGATGCTCAAGGACCTCAACGACCTCCTCGCCGCGCACGCCCGCGGTGAGGACACCGACGAGCAGTTCGAGCAGTTCATGGCCGAGCACGGTGACTTCTTCCCGGAGGACCCGCAGGACGTGGAGGAGCTGCTGGACTCCCTGGCCCAGCGCGCCGCCGCGGCGCAGCGGATGCGCAACTCCATGACCCCGGAGCAACGGGCCGAGCTGGACGCCCTGGCGCAGCAGGCCTTCGGCAGCCCCGAGCTGGCCGACCAGCTGGCGCAGCTGGACGGCATGCTGCAGGCCGCCCGCCCCGGGGAGGACTGGCAGGGCAGCGAGGACTTCCGCGGCCAGCAGGGCATGGGACTGGGGGAGGCGACCCAGGCGATGGCCGACATCGGCGAGCTGGAGCAGCTGGCCGAGCAGCTCAGCCAGGCCTACCCGGGCGCCCGGATGGAGGACGTCGACCTGGACGCCCTGGAGCGCCAGCTGGGGGAGCAGGCCGTCACCGACGCCCGCACCCTGGCCGAGCTGGAGCGTGAGCTGCAGCGGCAGGGCCTGCTGGACCGGGCACCGGACGGCAGCTGGCGGCTCTCGCCCAAGGCCATGCGGCAGCTGGGCCAGTCGGCGCTGCGGGACGTGGCCGAGCAGCTCTCCGCCCGCCGCGGCGACCGGGAGACCCGGCGCGCCGGTGCCGCCGGCGAGCTCACCGGGGCCAGCCGGGCCTGGCAGTTCGGTGACACCGAGCCCTGGGACACCACCCGCACCGTGACCAACGCGGTGCTGCGCACGGCGGGGCACCCGCTGCCCGTGCGGCTGGACGTCAGCGACGTGGAGGTGGCCGAGACCGAGCAGCGCAGCCGTGCGGCGGTGGCGCTGCTGGTGGACACCTCCTGGTCGATGGTCTCCGAGGGCCGCTGGCTGCCGATGAAGCGGACCGCGCTGGCGCTGCACCACCTGGTGTCCACCCGCTTCCGCGGCGACGCCCTGCAGCTCATCGGCTTCGGCCGCCACGCGCGCACCCTCAGCGTGGCCGAGCTCACCGGCCTCGACGCGGTGTGGGAGCAGGGCACCAACCTGCACCACGCGCTCAAGCTGGCCGGGCTGCACCTGCGGCGACACCCCGGCACCCAGCCGGTGCTCATGGTGGTGACCGACGGCGAGCCCACCGCACACCTGGAGCGCGACGGCCGGGCGGTGTTCGACTACCCGCCGCTGGCGGAGACGCTGGGGCTGACGGTGCGTGAGCTGGACGCGGTGGCCAAGCTGGGCACCCAGGTCACCTTCTTCCGGCTGGGTAGCGAGCCACGCCTGGCGGCGGTGGTGGACCAGCTGGCGCGCCGCTCCGGTGGGCGCGTGGTGGCTCCGGACCTGGACGGGCTCGGTGCGGCGGTGGTGGCGGACTACCTCGGTCGCCGGCGCTGA
- the mshC gene encoding cysteine--1-D-myo-inosityl 2-amino-2-deoxy-alpha-D-glucopyranoside ligase: MQSWPAPAVPSVPGEGPSMRLFDTADRQVRPVAPGPTATMYVCGITPYDATHLGHAATYLTFDLVYRLWLDAGHEVHYVQNVTDVDDPLFERAARDGEDWVELGLRETQLFREDMAALRILPPRDYIGAVESIGEVTEIVEKLVASGAAYVVDDPEHPDVYFRADATKQFGYESGYDHATMSTYFAERGGDPDRPGKRDPLDAAVWRAVRDGEPSWPSAFGPGRPGWHVECAAIALNRIGVGFDVQGGGSDLIFPHHEFSAAHAEALTGCERFARHYVHAGMIGLDGEKMSKSRGNLVLVSRLREQGVDPMAIRLGLLDSHYRSDRQWTDAVLTAATERLARWREAAALDAGPDATDTIARVRQYLADDLDTPRALSAIDDWARQALNRRGTDAAAPAALAATVDALLGVQLV, translated from the coding sequence ATGCAGTCATGGCCGGCCCCGGCAGTTCCCAGCGTGCCCGGCGAGGGCCCCTCGATGCGCCTGTTCGACACCGCCGACCGCCAGGTGCGGCCGGTGGCACCCGGCCCCACCGCCACCATGTACGTCTGCGGGATCACCCCCTACGACGCCACCCACCTCGGCCACGCCGCCACCTACCTCACCTTCGACCTGGTGTACCGGTTGTGGCTGGACGCCGGGCACGAGGTGCACTACGTGCAGAACGTCACCGACGTCGACGACCCGCTGTTCGAGCGCGCCGCCCGCGACGGCGAGGACTGGGTGGAGCTCGGCCTGCGGGAGACGCAGCTCTTCCGCGAGGACATGGCGGCGCTGCGCATCCTGCCGCCGCGCGACTACATCGGTGCGGTGGAGTCCATCGGCGAGGTCACCGAGATCGTGGAGAAGCTGGTGGCCTCCGGGGCGGCGTACGTCGTCGACGACCCCGAGCACCCCGACGTCTACTTCCGGGCCGACGCCACCAAGCAGTTCGGCTACGAGTCCGGCTACGACCACGCCACCATGAGCACCTACTTCGCCGAGCGCGGGGGAGATCCCGACCGTCCCGGCAAGCGCGACCCGCTGGACGCCGCCGTCTGGAGGGCCGTGCGCGACGGCGAGCCGTCCTGGCCCTCGGCGTTCGGCCCCGGCCGGCCCGGCTGGCACGTGGAGTGCGCCGCCATCGCCCTCAACCGCATCGGCGTCGGCTTCGACGTGCAGGGCGGCGGCAGCGACCTGATCTTCCCGCACCACGAGTTCTCCGCCGCCCACGCCGAGGCGCTCACCGGCTGCGAGCGCTTCGCCCGCCACTACGTGCACGCCGGGATGATCGGCCTGGACGGGGAGAAGATGTCCAAGAGCCGCGGCAACCTGGTGCTGGTCTCCCGGCTGCGGGAGCAGGGCGTGGACCCGATGGCCATCCGCCTCGGCCTGCTCGACTCGCACTACCGCAGCGACCGCCAGTGGACCGACGCGGTGCTCACCGCGGCCACCGAGCGGCTGGCCCGCTGGCGCGAGGCGGCGGCCCTGGACGCCGGTCCCGACGCCACCGACACCATCGCCCGGGTGCGCCAGTACCTCGCCGACGACCTGGACACCCCGCGGGCGCTGTCCGCCATCGACGACTGGGCGCGCCAGGCGTTGAACCGTCGCGGCACCGACGCCGCCGCGCCCGCAGCGCTGGCCGCCACGGTGGACGCGCTGCTCGGCGTGCAGCTGGTCTAG
- a CDS encoding PAC2 family protein → MTQTEPPRLLDPILVAAFEGWNDAGDAATGAVEHLELCWDATPLMELDSEDYYDFQVTRPTVRMVEGVTREIQWPATRLTVCRPPGSARDVVLLRGIEPNMRWRAFCAELIEVFDTLGVRTVVTLGALLADTAHTRPVPVTGSAYSTAAAKQFNLEQTRYEGPTGITGVLQEACVRAGVPAISFWAAVPHYVAQPPNPKATLALLHRVEEVLDVEVPLVGLPEQAAEWEGAVNEMAEEDEEVIGYVRALEERGDAETDMSEAVSQTDGEAIAAEFERYLRRRGPGSGP, encoded by the coding sequence GTGACGCAGACTGAGCCACCCCGTCTGCTGGACCCGATACTGGTCGCGGCATTCGAGGGCTGGAACGACGCAGGGGACGCAGCCACCGGGGCGGTGGAGCACCTCGAGCTCTGCTGGGACGCCACCCCCCTGATGGAGCTGGACTCCGAGGACTACTACGACTTCCAGGTCACCCGCCCCACGGTACGCATGGTGGAAGGGGTGACCCGGGAGATCCAGTGGCCGGCCACCCGGCTGACGGTGTGCCGCCCACCGGGCTCCGCCCGTGACGTGGTGCTGCTGCGCGGCATCGAGCCGAACATGCGCTGGCGGGCGTTCTGCGCGGAGCTCATCGAGGTCTTCGACACGCTGGGGGTGCGCACGGTGGTCACCCTGGGCGCGCTGCTGGCGGACACCGCCCACACCCGCCCCGTGCCGGTGACCGGCTCGGCGTACAGCACCGCTGCGGCCAAGCAGTTCAACCTGGAGCAGACCCGCTACGAGGGCCCGACCGGCATCACCGGGGTGCTGCAGGAGGCCTGCGTGCGCGCCGGGGTGCCGGCCATCTCGTTCTGGGCCGCGGTGCCGCACTACGTGGCCCAGCCGCCCAACCCCAAGGCCACCCTGGCGCTGCTGCACCGGGTGGAGGAGGTGCTGGACGTGGAGGTCCCGCTGGTGGGGCTGCCCGAGCAGGCCGCCGAGTGGGAGGGTGCGGTCAACGAGATGGCCGAGGAGGACGAGGAGGTCATCGGCTACGTGCGCGCCCTGGAGGAGCGCGGCGACGCCGAGACCGACATGTCCGAGGCCGTGTCGCAGACCGACGGGGAGGCCATCGCGGCGGAGTTCGAGCGGTACCTGCGCCGGCGCGGCCCGGGCTCGGGGCCCTAG
- the metH gene encoding methionine synthase yields the protein MPASPSSPLLEALRQRVLVADGAMGTMLQAADLDVEKDFLGLEGCNEILNDTRPDVLREIHRAYFEAGADLVETNTFGCNLPNLADYDIADRIRELSRKGVAIAREVADEMGPGRDGMPRFVLGSMGPGTKLPTLGHAPFADLRDAYQEAALGMVEGGADAILIETCQDLLQVKAAVIGSKRAMTELDKVIPIICHVTVETTGTMLLGSEIGAALVALEPLGIDLIGLNCATGPAEMSEHLRHLSKHSRLPISVMPNAGLPQLGPNGAVYPLQPEELAEALAGFVREYGLALVGGCCGTTPEHIRAVVAAISAIPDDERGVRKVHQEPGVASLYSAVPFKQDLSVLMIGERTNANGSKAFREAMLAGDHQACIEIARDQTRDGAHVLDLCIDYVGRDGTADMAGLAAKLATASTLPIMLDSTEPAVLRAGLEHLGGRCAINSVNYEDGTGTDSRFHQAMELVVEHGAAVVVTCIDEEGQARTAENKVKIADRIIGDLVNEWGMQESDIIIDALVFPITTGQDEVRRDALETIAAIKEIKRQHPSVQTTLGLSNVSFGLNPAARQVLNSVFLHECTEAGLDTAIVHASKIVPMARIPDEQRAVALDLVYDRRREGYDPLQKLMELFEGVSAASARASRAEELAQLPLFERLERRIIDGERTGLEADLDAGMQERPPLEIINDTLLSGMKTVGELFGSGQMQLPFVLASAEVMKTAVAHLEPHMEATDEDGKGRIVLATVKGDVHDIGKNLVDIILTNNGYDVVNIGIKQPIAAILEAAVTEKADVIGMSGLLVKSTVVMKENLQEMNSRGVAKDIPVLLGGAALTRAYVEDDLAEVYDGHVTYARDAFEGLRSMDAIMKAKRSGGELGAVSEAEQAKIDERRARHERSKRIAEARKANEPEVELPARSDVAADVDVPTPPFWGSRVVKGVRLAEYSGLLDERALFLGQWGLKGARGGDGPSYEELVETEGRPRLRHWLDRLSTDGILAHAALVYGYFPVVSEGDSVIVLESPEPDAAERFRFTFPRQRRDRHLCLADFFRTREQAREHGQVDVMPFQLVTMGQPIADYANELFANNAYRDYLEVHGIGVQLTEALAEYWHQRVREELKMPDGQAVAAEDPEEVQEFFRLGYRGARYSLGYGACPDLEDRAKIMELLEPSRIGVELSEELQLHPEQSTDAFVLHHPEAKYFNA from the coding sequence ATGCCTGCTTCTCCGTCTTCCCCTCTGCTCGAAGCCCTTCGCCAGCGCGTGCTCGTGGCCGACGGGGCGATGGGCACCATGCTCCAGGCCGCCGACCTGGACGTGGAGAAGGACTTCCTCGGTCTCGAGGGCTGCAACGAGATCCTCAACGACACCCGCCCGGACGTGCTGCGCGAGATCCACCGCGCCTACTTCGAGGCCGGTGCCGACCTGGTGGAGACCAACACCTTCGGCTGCAACCTGCCCAACCTGGCCGACTACGACATCGCCGACCGCATCCGCGAGCTCTCCCGCAAGGGTGTGGCCATCGCCCGCGAGGTCGCCGACGAGATGGGTCCCGGCCGTGACGGGATGCCCCGCTTCGTGCTCGGCTCGATGGGCCCGGGCACCAAGCTGCCCACCCTGGGCCACGCCCCCTTCGCGGACCTGCGTGACGCCTACCAGGAGGCCGCGCTGGGCATGGTCGAGGGCGGTGCGGACGCCATCCTCATCGAGACCTGCCAGGACCTGCTGCAGGTGAAGGCCGCGGTCATCGGCAGCAAGCGCGCCATGACCGAGCTGGACAAGGTCATCCCGATCATCTGCCACGTCACCGTGGAGACCACCGGCACCATGCTGCTGGGCAGCGAGATCGGCGCCGCCCTGGTGGCGCTGGAGCCGCTGGGCATCGACCTCATCGGCCTCAACTGCGCCACCGGCCCCGCCGAGATGAGCGAGCACCTGCGCCACCTGTCCAAGCACTCCCGGCTGCCCATCTCGGTGATGCCCAACGCCGGGCTGCCCCAGCTGGGCCCCAACGGCGCTGTCTACCCGCTGCAGCCCGAGGAGCTCGCCGAGGCACTGGCCGGCTTCGTCCGCGAGTACGGCCTCGCCCTGGTGGGTGGCTGCTGCGGTACCACCCCCGAGCACATCCGCGCGGTGGTGGCCGCCATCTCGGCCATCCCCGACGACGAGCGCGGCGTGCGCAAGGTGCACCAGGAGCCCGGCGTCGCCTCGCTGTACTCCGCGGTGCCCTTCAAGCAGGACCTCAGCGTGCTCATGATCGGCGAGCGCACCAACGCCAACGGCTCCAAGGCCTTCCGCGAGGCGATGCTGGCCGGCGACCACCAGGCCTGCATCGAGATCGCCCGCGACCAGACCCGCGACGGCGCGCACGTGCTGGACCTGTGCATCGACTACGTGGGCCGCGACGGCACCGCCGACATGGCCGGGCTGGCCGCCAAGCTGGCCACCGCCTCCACCCTGCCGATCATGCTGGACTCCACCGAGCCTGCCGTGCTGCGGGCCGGGCTGGAGCACCTGGGTGGGCGCTGCGCCATCAACTCGGTGAACTACGAGGACGGCACCGGCACCGACTCGCGCTTCCACCAGGCGATGGAGCTGGTGGTGGAGCACGGCGCTGCCGTGGTGGTCACCTGCATCGACGAGGAGGGCCAGGCCCGCACCGCGGAGAACAAGGTGAAGATCGCCGACCGCATCATCGGCGACCTGGTCAACGAGTGGGGAATGCAGGAGAGCGACATCATCATCGATGCGCTGGTCTTCCCCATCACCACCGGCCAGGACGAGGTGCGCCGCGACGCGCTGGAGACCATCGCCGCCATCAAGGAGATCAAGCGCCAGCACCCCTCGGTGCAGACCACGCTGGGGCTGTCCAACGTCTCCTTCGGCCTCAACCCCGCCGCCCGCCAGGTGCTCAACTCGGTGTTCCTGCACGAGTGCACCGAGGCCGGCCTGGACACCGCGATCGTGCACGCCTCCAAGATCGTGCCGATGGCCCGCATCCCCGACGAGCAGCGCGCGGTGGCGCTGGACCTCGTCTACGACCGTCGCCGCGAGGGCTACGACCCGCTGCAGAAGCTGATGGAGCTGTTCGAGGGCGTCTCCGCCGCCTCCGCGCGCGCGTCACGGGCCGAGGAGCTGGCCCAGCTGCCGCTGTTCGAGCGGCTGGAGCGGCGCATCATCGACGGCGAGCGCACCGGCCTGGAAGCCGACCTGGACGCCGGCATGCAGGAGCGCCCGCCGCTGGAGATCATCAACGACACCCTGCTCTCGGGCATGAAGACCGTGGGTGAGCTCTTCGGCTCCGGCCAGATGCAGCTGCCGTTCGTGCTCGCCTCCGCCGAGGTGATGAAGACCGCCGTGGCCCACCTGGAGCCGCACATGGAGGCCACCGACGAGGACGGCAAGGGCCGCATCGTGCTGGCCACCGTCAAGGGCGACGTGCACGACATCGGCAAGAACCTGGTGGACATCATCCTCACCAACAACGGCTACGACGTGGTCAACATCGGCATCAAGCAGCCGATCGCCGCCATCCTGGAGGCCGCGGTCACCGAGAAGGCCGACGTCATCGGCATGTCCGGCCTGCTGGTGAAGTCCACCGTGGTGATGAAGGAGAACCTGCAGGAGATGAACTCCCGCGGGGTCGCCAAGGACATCCCGGTGCTGCTCGGTGGTGCGGCGCTCACCCGCGCCTACGTCGAGGACGACCTGGCCGAGGTCTACGACGGCCACGTCACCTACGCCCGCGACGCCTTCGAGGGGTTGCGCTCGATGGACGCCATCATGAAGGCCAAGCGCAGCGGCGGGGAGCTGGGCGCGGTGAGCGAGGCCGAGCAGGCCAAGATCGACGAGCGCCGGGCCCGCCACGAGCGGTCCAAGCGCATCGCCGAGGCGCGCAAGGCCAACGAGCCGGAGGTGGAGCTGCCCGCCCGCTCCGACGTGGCCGCCGACGTCGACGTGCCCACCCCGCCGTTCTGGGGCAGCCGGGTGGTCAAGGGTGTGCGGCTGGCGGAGTACTCCGGCCTGCTCGACGAGCGGGCGCTGTTCCTCGGCCAGTGGGGCCTCAAGGGCGCCCGCGGTGGCGACGGCCCCTCCTACGAGGAGCTGGTGGAGACCGAGGGCCGTCCGCGGCTGCGGCACTGGCTGGACCGGCTGAGCACCGACGGCATCCTCGCCCACGCCGCGCTGGTCTACGGCTACTTCCCGGTGGTCTCCGAGGGCGACTCGGTGATCGTGCTGGAGTCCCCGGAGCCCGACGCCGCGGAGCGCTTCCGGTTCACCTTCCCCCGGCAGCGCCGTGACCGGCACCTGTGCCTGGCCGACTTCTTCCGCACCCGTGAGCAGGCCCGCGAGCACGGGCAGGTGGACGTCATGCCGTTCCAGCTGGTCACCATGGGCCAGCCGATCGCCGACTACGCCAACGAGCTCTTCGCCAACAACGCCTACCGCGACTACCTCGAGGTGCACGGCATCGGCGTGCAGCTCACCGAGGCGCTGGCCGAGTACTGGCACCAGCGTGTGCGCGAGGAGCTGAAGATGCCCGACGGCCAGGCCGTGGCGGCGGAGGACCCCGAGGAGGTCCAGGAGTTCTTCCGCCTGGGCTACCGCGGCGCCCGCTACTCACTGGGCTACGGAGCGTGCCCCGACCTGGAGGACCGCGCCAAGATCATGGAGCTGCTGGAGCCCAGCCGCATCGGGGTCGAGCTGTCCGAGGAGCTGCAGCTGCACCCGGAGCAGTCCACCGACGCCTTCGTGCTGCACCACCCGGAGGCCAAGTACTTCAACGCCTGA
- a CDS encoding helix-turn-helix transcriptional regulator, with protein sequence MTEKSNALGAFLSARRALVTPKQAGIPEVGVRRVPGLRREEVAMLAGISADYYLRLERGRDRHPSTQVLESIARVLQLDDEHLAHLLTLVADVPRRRRPRPRKETVPRGALTLLDSLVQPAFIEGRYFDILATNDLAVALSPGLAVGGNQLRDFFLDPAQQEYYPDWLAMTECFIANLRQAVGTDIDDPRFIELTGELSLASPTFRQLWARHEVRGQRGTAVRFHHPQVGELVLHRERLSIDGADGVHLVVYHPEAGSSDADKLSLLASAGLPHAQRSHEAVQQPNRG encoded by the coding sequence ATGACGGAGAAGTCGAACGCCCTGGGCGCCTTCCTGAGTGCCCGGCGAGCGCTGGTGACGCCGAAGCAGGCAGGCATCCCCGAGGTGGGGGTGCGGCGCGTGCCCGGTCTGCGGCGCGAGGAGGTGGCGATGCTCGCCGGCATCAGCGCGGACTACTACCTGCGCCTGGAACGAGGCCGAGACCGACACCCGTCGACGCAGGTGCTGGAGTCGATCGCCCGGGTGCTGCAGCTCGACGACGAGCACCTGGCGCACCTGCTGACGCTCGTCGCCGACGTCCCCCGCAGGCGCAGGCCCCGACCGCGCAAGGAGACCGTCCCGCGCGGCGCGCTCACGCTGCTGGACTCCCTCGTCCAGCCCGCCTTCATCGAGGGGCGGTACTTCGACATCCTGGCCACCAACGATCTCGCCGTCGCCCTGTCCCCGGGACTCGCCGTGGGAGGCAACCAGCTCCGGGACTTCTTCCTGGATCCGGCCCAGCAGGAGTACTACCCGGACTGGCTAGCCATGACGGAGTGCTTCATCGCGAACCTGCGCCAGGCCGTGGGCACGGACATCGACGACCCCCGCTTCATCGAGCTCACCGGCGAGCTCTCGCTGGCCAGCCCCACGTTCCGCCAGCTGTGGGCGCGCCACGAGGTCCGCGGCCAGCGTGGGACGGCCGTCCGGTTCCACCACCCGCAGGTTGGCGAGCTGGTCCTGCACCGCGAACGGCTGAGCATCGACGGCGCTGACGGTGTCCACCTCGTCGTCTACCACCCCGAGGCCGGCTCCAGCGACGCAGACAAGCTGTCGCTCCTGGCGTCCGCGGGGCTTCCCCACGCCCAGCGGAGCCACGAAGCGGTCCAGCAGCCGAACCGCGGCTGA